In Hydrogenimonas thermophila, a single genomic region encodes these proteins:
- a CDS encoding hydantoinase B/oxoprolinase family protein — protein MIEFAIDRGGTFTDLIARVGDRFIVKKVLSNSPFYAESCSHAISEVLYELYGKKEPIDLSYIASIWMGTTIATNALLERKGVPTALVVTEGFGDLLHIGDQTRPDIFALEIEKSKPLFSSVVEAKERVIVKDSDFIVETPLDEEKLREDLSKLNVKHLAVCLMHGYGFFDHEKRIKEIAESMGFSVVCSHETVPLPGAVARAETTLVDAYLTPKLQEYLRLFQAPFQGDVAKKTLMMQSDGTLCAMNDFRGSRALLSGPAGGVTALASIYENRPLIGFDMGGTSTDVCRYDGEVALRYESETAGVKVRVPQVDLHTVASGGGSRLFYKNGLFVVGPESSGANPGPLCYGRNGYLSITDANLVTGRLDPESFPKIFGENGDEPLSIDASKRGFEEIAQEVGKSIEAVAEGFLDVANEQMATAIREVTLKKGFDPADHILCAFGGAGGQHAVAVARKLGIKKVLIHRYAGILSAYGMALAKRSFEAMKHIGLPLFECRDELFKPLQKEIEPKLPNQYEVHWHRLVRVYYEGTDTVIEVPFEDAKRTFEEHYKREFGFLMPERTLIVESIRIRAEVIAKGWSRQKIAPVSEPIKPLRVHRLYKDGVWLDAPVYDMEKLGSGAVIEGPALVMQSTSTIVLEPGCRAEVSAYGDLMIDVPVEKDSKQTEIQAVVDALFSNRFHFIATRMGDMLQMSAVSTNIKERLDFSCAIFDRGGNLIANAPHIPVHLGSMSSVVKAVMQKFPKPEEGSVYISNAPYEGGSHLPDITVVTPYIEDGKVVFWVASRGHHADIGGSVPGSMPPFSHQLFEEGAIFEAFELVENGRFNEERVREILEKAGARRIEDNLSDLRAQVAANTEGIAGVLALMKEYGKESIERYMESIQNISETAVRNFLRSFTKKELFAKEFLDNGSSIVLKVSIDDEGGAVFDFTGSGMELWGNQNTPPSVVRSAIIYTLRAMLREDLPLNEGLIAPIKLHLSEGSLLNPGKEAAVVGGNVTTSQRIVDVVLKAFGESAGSQGCMNNVTFGNEDFGYYETIGGGAGATPKRSGASGVHTHMTNTRITDVEVLERRYPVMIETFALRKGSGGLGRNRGGDGLIRRYRFFDELDFAILSERRVFAPFGLAGGNKGQKGRNILIRDEKMYDLGAKVQLKVKKSDRIEIQTPGGGGYGKVSERDK, from the coding sequence GTGATTGAGTTTGCAATCGATCGCGGTGGAACTTTTACTGATCTGATTGCACGTGTTGGTGATCGCTTTATTGTCAAAAAGGTTTTGAGCAACTCACCATTTTATGCTGAATCTTGCAGTCATGCCATTTCTGAAGTACTTTATGAGCTTTATGGTAAAAAAGAGCCTATTGACCTTTCATACATTGCATCTATTTGGATGGGAACGACGATTGCCACCAATGCACTGCTTGAGCGCAAGGGAGTACCAACAGCACTGGTAGTGACAGAAGGGTTTGGTGATTTACTTCATATTGGTGATCAGACACGCCCTGATATTTTTGCACTTGAGATTGAGAAGTCTAAACCACTTTTTAGCTCTGTTGTTGAGGCTAAAGAGAGGGTAATTGTCAAAGATAGTGATTTTATTGTAGAAACACCGTTAGATGAAGAGAAGCTTAGAGAAGATCTTTCAAAGCTTAACGTCAAGCATCTTGCTGTCTGTTTGATGCATGGTTATGGTTTTTTTGATCATGAAAAGCGCATTAAAGAGATAGCAGAATCGATGGGGTTTAGCGTTGTTTGCAGTCATGAAACAGTGCCTTTGCCAGGTGCCGTAGCGCGAGCTGAAACCACGTTGGTTGATGCCTATTTGACACCAAAATTACAAGAGTATTTGCGTCTGTTTCAAGCTCCTTTTCAAGGGGATGTGGCTAAGAAAACGTTGATGATGCAAAGTGACGGGACACTTTGTGCAATGAATGATTTTAGAGGTTCACGTGCACTTTTGAGTGGACCTGCTGGTGGAGTTACAGCCCTTGCCTCTATTTATGAGAATAGACCGCTGATTGGCTTTGATATGGGCGGTACAAGTACTGATGTCTGCCGGTATGATGGGGAAGTGGCTTTGCGATATGAGAGTGAGACAGCAGGTGTAAAGGTTCGCGTACCACAGGTTGATTTGCATACGGTTGCTAGCGGTGGAGGAAGCCGTCTTTTTTATAAAAATGGTCTTTTTGTTGTAGGTCCTGAGAGTAGTGGAGCCAATCCAGGACCGTTATGTTATGGTCGCAATGGATACTTAAGTATTACAGATGCCAATCTTGTCACAGGTCGGCTCGATCCTGAGAGTTTTCCTAAGATTTTTGGTGAAAATGGGGATGAACCGCTTAGCATAGATGCAAGCAAAAGAGGGTTTGAAGAGATTGCTCAAGAGGTTGGTAAGAGTATTGAAGCGGTTGCCGAAGGATTTTTAGATGTAGCCAATGAGCAGATGGCAACAGCAATTAGAGAAGTAACGCTGAAAAAAGGGTTTGATCCGGCTGATCATATTCTTTGTGCTTTTGGCGGAGCAGGCGGTCAGCACGCTGTGGCAGTGGCAAGGAAGCTTGGAATAAAGAAGGTTCTGATCCACCGATATGCCGGGATTTTATCAGCATATGGTATGGCGTTGGCTAAGCGCAGTTTTGAAGCGATGAAGCATATTGGATTGCCACTTTTTGAGTGTAGAGATGAGCTTTTTAAACCACTTCAAAAAGAGATTGAACCAAAACTTCCTAATCAGTATGAAGTACATTGGCATCGATTAGTAAGAGTTTACTATGAGGGGACAGATACCGTTATTGAAGTTCCTTTTGAAGATGCAAAGAGGACATTTGAAGAGCATTATAAGCGAGAATTTGGCTTTTTAATGCCTGAGCGTACTTTGATAGTTGAGTCTATTCGTATCAGAGCTGAAGTTATTGCAAAAGGGTGGTCAAGGCAAAAAATAGCACCTGTTTCAGAGCCGATAAAACCACTAAGAGTGCATCGCCTTTATAAAGATGGTGTTTGGCTTGATGCACCTGTTTATGATATGGAAAAACTTGGCAGTGGTGCTGTGATAGAAGGGCCAGCACTTGTAATGCAATCAACATCCACCATTGTATTAGAGCCTGGATGTAGGGCAGAAGTTTCTGCTTATGGTGATTTAATGATTGATGTACCAGTAGAGAAGGATAGTAAGCAGACAGAGATTCAAGCAGTGGTAGATGCACTCTTTTCTAACCGTTTCCATTTCATTGCAACACGTATGGGAGATATGCTTCAAATGAGTGCAGTTTCTACCAATATTAAAGAGCGACTCGACTTTTCTTGTGCAATTTTTGATAGAGGTGGAAACTTAATAGCCAATGCTCCGCATATTCCTGTTCACTTAGGTTCTATGAGCAGTGTTGTTAAGGCTGTGATGCAAAAGTTCCCTAAGCCTGAAGAGGGGAGTGTTTACATTTCCAATGCACCTTATGAAGGGGGCTCTCATCTGCCAGATATTACAGTTGTTACACCTTACATTGAGGATGGTAAAGTAGTCTTTTGGGTGGCTAGTCGCGGTCACCACGCTGACATTGGAGGAAGTGTACCAGGTTCGATGCCACCTTTTTCACATCAACTCTTTGAAGAAGGTGCTATATTTGAAGCTTTTGAGCTAGTTGAAAATGGTCGTTTTAATGAAGAGAGAGTGCGTGAGATTTTAGAAAAAGCAGGGGCTCGCCGAATAGAAGATAACTTAAGTGACTTGCGTGCTCAAGTAGCAGCCAATACAGAAGGGATTGCTGGTGTATTGGCATTGATGAAAGAGTATGGCAAAGAGAGCATTGAGCGTTATATGGAATCTATTCAAAATATTAGTGAAACAGCAGTGCGTAACTTTTTGCGTTCATTTACTAAAAAAGAGCTTTTTGCCAAAGAGTTTTTAGATAACGGCTCTTCTATTGTGTTGAAAGTCTCAATCGATGATGAGGGTGGGGCTGTTTTTGACTTTACAGGTAGCGGTATGGAGTTATGGGGAAATCAAAATACACCGCCTTCAGTAGTTCGTTCGGCCATTATCTATACACTTCGTGCAATGCTTCGTGAAGATTTACCACTCAATGAAGGGTTGATTGCACCAATTAAACTGCATTTGTCAGAAGGCTCACTTTTAAACCCTGGAAAAGAGGCAGCTGTAGTAGGCGGAAATGTTACAACAAGTCAGCGAATTGTTGATGTAGTGCTAAAAGCCTTTGGTGAGTCAGCTGGAAGTCAGGGGTGTATGAACAATGTCACTTTTGGAAATGAAGATTTCGGCTACTATGAAACGATTGGCGGGGGTGCAGGAGCAACACCAAAAAGAAGCGGTGCGAGTGGTGTGCATACCCATATGACCAATACCCGCATTACTGATGTCGAAGTTTTGGAACGTCGTTATCCTGTGATGATCGAAACCTTTGCATTGCGAAAAGGAAGCGGTGGTTTAGGACGCAACCGTGGTGGTGATGGTTTGATACGCCGTTACCGCTTTTTTGATGAACTTGATTTTGCTATTTTAAGTGAACGGCGGGTTTTTGCTCCATTTGGATTGGCTGGTGGAAATAAAGGGCAGAAGGGTCGAAATATTCTGATACGCGATGAAAAGATGTATGACTTGGGTGCCAAAGTGCAGTTAAAGGTCAAAAAAAGCGATAGAATAGAGATACAAACACCAGGTGGTGGTGGATATGGAAAAGTTAGTGAGAGGGATAAATGA